The following coding sequences lie in one Planctomycetia bacterium genomic window:
- the treY gene encoding malto-oligosyltrehalose synthase: MTLEHVGPIGTRATYRLQLNAAFPFDAAAAIAPYLSQLGISHAYCSPYLQAARGSTHGYDVVDPTVVNQELGGAEAHERFCVTLGESGLGQLLDFVPNHMAVGDSANRWWRDVLQNGPASLYASYFDVDWSGGEESNRNRILLPILEDHYGRVVDGGRLRVELSEDEFVIRYHNDTFPLSPRTWDDILRRAAEQYPSDRIAFLADAFAHLPDASTSDQALIHLRLRDAAVLKGLLRAAIAEDPEVASAIDAAMAKISYDAEMLDALLRRQNYCLAYWRTAGEEIDYRRFFDVTGLASLRIEDEQVFNDVHALVSQWLKKGVIDGLRLDHIDGLRDPYGYLVRLRERTPRAWIVVEKILAVNERLPGNWPVQGTTGYEFMNAALGLLIDPEGEETLTRLYREVTGHTNAWPHLLLEKKRLVLHDLFSSDVRRLVVLFMAICKASRKYRDYTRREATELLAETIAQLSVYRTYARAEDQHLGEDDERRIASAIEAVKECRPGLDKELVDLLRDMLQLKRRGSDEAEFVMRFQQLTGPAMAKGAEDTGFYCYNRFVALNEVGGDPGRFGMSAADFHAICAENQANRPQTLLATTTHDTKRSEDVRARLAVLSEIPDAWAAAVKRWLERGSAYQQDGLPDANTLYLLFQNLVGVWPIEQERLTTYLRKASREAKEHTSWTAPSAAFEACLDEYVQKLYADQGMLDDIATFVDAIKYAGYVNALSQTLWKLTAPGVPDIYQGQELWDFSLVDPDNRRSVAFDRRTQLLDELQHLSTPEIQERWHEGLPKLWLTLQSLRLRKQQPECFGAEASYEPLPASGKYADHVVAFVRSGKVAAISHRWLRRRAGAWEGTTIALPAGEWQSCLSGEHFSGEVAMEQIFASFPAALLRLEKMN, encoded by the coding sequence GTGACGCTCGAACATGTCGGTCCCATTGGAACTCGGGCGACCTATCGCCTGCAATTGAATGCGGCATTTCCGTTTGACGCGGCGGCGGCCATTGCGCCTTATCTATCGCAACTGGGCATTAGTCACGCTTATTGTTCTCCGTACTTGCAAGCCGCTCGCGGTAGCACGCACGGATACGACGTCGTGGATCCCACGGTGGTGAACCAGGAGCTAGGAGGCGCGGAAGCCCACGAGCGGTTTTGCGTGACGCTTGGCGAATCGGGATTGGGTCAACTGCTCGATTTTGTCCCCAACCACATGGCGGTCGGCGACAGCGCCAATCGGTGGTGGCGGGACGTGTTGCAGAACGGCCCAGCCAGTCTCTACGCAAGTTATTTCGACGTCGACTGGAGCGGCGGCGAAGAATCCAACCGTAATCGCATTTTATTGCCAATCCTGGAAGATCACTATGGCCGGGTCGTCGACGGCGGGCGCCTTCGCGTCGAGTTGAGCGAGGATGAATTCGTAATTCGCTATCACAACGACACTTTTCCGCTGTCGCCGCGCACTTGGGACGACATCTTGCGTCGTGCCGCCGAACAGTATCCATCCGATCGAATCGCCTTTCTCGCGGACGCATTTGCGCATTTACCCGACGCCAGCACCTCGGATCAGGCGCTCATTCATCTCCGCCTGCGCGACGCGGCTGTGTTAAAGGGCCTGCTGCGTGCGGCAATTGCGGAGGATCCGGAGGTCGCGTCGGCGATTGACGCCGCGATGGCGAAGATAAGTTATGACGCGGAAATGCTCGACGCCTTGCTCCGCCGACAGAATTACTGCCTTGCGTATTGGCGCACGGCCGGGGAGGAAATCGACTATCGCCGCTTTTTCGATGTGACGGGATTGGCGAGCTTACGGATTGAAGACGAGCAGGTGTTTAATGACGTCCATGCGCTCGTCTCTCAATGGTTGAAAAAGGGCGTCATTGATGGTCTACGCCTCGATCATATCGACGGGCTCCGTGATCCCTATGGATACCTGGTGCGCCTGCGGGAACGCACGCCACGCGCGTGGATCGTCGTGGAAAAGATTCTGGCCGTGAATGAACGCCTGCCGGGCAATTGGCCCGTCCAAGGCACGACCGGTTATGAATTCATGAACGCAGCCCTCGGACTGCTGATCGATCCAGAGGGCGAAGAGACTTTGACTCGACTGTACAGGGAAGTAACCGGGCATACGAATGCCTGGCCACATTTGCTGCTGGAGAAGAAGCGACTCGTGCTGCACGACCTGTTCAGCAGCGACGTGCGGCGGTTAGTTGTACTGTTCATGGCGATCTGCAAAGCGAGTCGGAAGTATCGCGACTACACGCGCCGCGAAGCCACGGAACTGTTGGCGGAGACCATCGCGCAATTGAGTGTGTATCGCACGTACGCACGGGCGGAAGATCAACACCTCGGCGAGGACGACGAACGACGCATCGCGTCGGCCATCGAAGCCGTGAAAGAGTGTCGCCCCGGCTTGGATAAAGAGCTGGTCGATCTGCTGCGAGACATGCTGCAATTGAAGCGGCGCGGTTCGGACGAAGCCGAATTCGTGATGCGCTTCCAGCAACTCACCGGACCGGCGATGGCCAAAGGTGCCGAGGATACCGGCTTCTACTGCTACAACCGCTTCGTCGCGCTCAACGAAGTCGGCGGCGATCCGGGGCGGTTCGGCATGTCCGCCGCCGATTTCCATGCGATCTGCGCCGAGAACCAAGCGAATCGACCGCAGACGTTGCTCGCCACAACGACGCACGACACCAAGCGCAGCGAAGACGTCCGCGCGCGCTTGGCGGTATTGTCCGAGATTCCGGACGCATGGGCCGCCGCCGTAAAGCGTTGGCTGGAGCGTGGTTCGGCCTATCAGCAGGACGGTCTCCCGGACGCGAACACCTTGTACTTGTTGTTTCAGAACCTCGTCGGCGTCTGGCCCATTGAGCAGGAGCGACTTACAACATATCTGCGCAAGGCCTCGCGCGAGGCGAAGGAGCACACGTCATGGACCGCACCGTCCGCCGCGTTCGAAGCGTGTCTCGATGAATACGTTCAAAAGCTTTACGCCGACCAGGGCATGCTGGACGATATCGCGACGTTCGTGGACGCGATCAAGTACGCCGGATATGTGAACGCGCTGTCACAGACGCTCTGGAAGCTCACCGCGCCGGGCGTGCCGGACATCTATCAGGGGCAAGAGCTCTGGGACTTCAGCCTTGTCGACCCGGACAATCGCCGCAGCGTCGCTTTTGATCGCCGAACACAGTTGCTGGACGAACTGCAACATCTTTCAACGCCCGAGATTCAAGAGCGTTGGCACGAAGGCCTGCCGAAGCTGTGGCTGACGCTGCAGTCTTTACGGCTGCGCAAACAGCAGCCCGAATGTTTCGGCGCCGAGGCTAGCTACGAGCCGCTTCCGGCAAGCGGCAAGTATGCCGACC